The window GAAGTCATCGAGGGCCACGAACCGGTCGGCGAGAGCGCCCTCGGGTCGGGCGACAAAGAGTAAAACGATCGTTTCACTTTTCAGAAAGTATTCAGCAGTGGTTAGGGTAACAACAGGTATGCGACGCCGAACGGTTCTCGCTCTCAGCGCGACCCTTTCAATCAGTGGCTGTGTCGGAGGCCACTCCGCGATTCCGGAGACGGAATCGAACACGACAGATGAAATATCGAGTACTACCACACCAGCGAACCGAACCTACCGGGAGTGCTCGCTTCGGATGATTCAGTACAGTAGGTTTCCCGAGCCGGTACGGGAGGAAATCGATACCACACTCGCGGATGGAACATACACTGCCGAAAAAATCCTCCTTCGGGAAACGATGGATATCGAGGATGGGTACGTGCTCAAAGAGCAGGTATACTACGCTCCGAGCATCGACATGGACGTGCTGATTTCAGACGACGAAATCGAGAGGGTGCAGGCCGTCGCGGATAGACCGCTGTGTCGATTCGGACTGACGACAACCACGGCATAAGTCGACAATCGATTTCACCCCTACTCGTATGTCAAGGTCATCCCGCCGTCGAACAGTAAATCGCCGCCGTTCAGGTGTTTCGCGTGTTTCGAGAAGCCGAAGACGAACAGGTTGGCGACGTCGACGGGTTCCATCATCTCCGTACTTCGGGCTTGGCCGAGCATGACGTCCTCGACGACTTCATCGACGGAGATTCCGCGTTGGTCTGCCGTATCCGGAATCTGGTCCGTGACGAGCGGCGTCTTCACGTAGCCCGTGCTAACCGAGAACGAACGAATCGAGCCGCCGCCCTCTGCCGCAATGGATTGAGTGAGTCCGCGAAGGCCGAACTTCGAGACGTTGTAGGCAACCTTGTCCGCGGTGACGTAGTGGCCGTGAACCGAACACATGTTGCCGATACAGCCCACGCCATCGTCGGTCGCACGAATGTGGGGAAGACAGCGTTTGGTGAGGTACAGCGGCGCTCTGAGCATGATGTCGTGAATGGTGTCGTATGTCTCCATCGGGAACTCCTCGATGGAGTCGATGTGTTGCATCCCGGCGATGTTGGCGAGGTAACGAATCGTGCCGTAGTCGGCGGCCGTATCGACGATTCGGTCGAGGTCGTCATCTTCAGTCAGGTCGGCGGTGACACCCTCGAACTCGCCGGCGAGTTCGAGTTCAGCGATTCGTTCCGCGGTTCCGTCGAGGCCGGACTCGTCGATGTCGGTTCCGACGACAGTCAATCCGTTCGCGGCCGTCGCAATGGCAGTCGAACGCCCGATCCCGGAGCCGGCGCCGGTCACGATACAAACGCTGTCCGTCGTAAAGTGGTCGTCATCGACAGTGAGAAGATCGTCGGTCGTCGTCTCCGGCGGGGAGATTCGGTCGTCCGCCTCCTGTGGGCCAGTCATTCGTGAGATAGTGAAGGGAGTCAGTAGGCGAAAAATAGCGGGTTGATATGTAAAATCAACCCGGATGGTACGTGTCGCCATCTATTTCCGTCATGAACGATGAGATAGGATATGATTTCGGTAACAATGGACATGGTACAGTATGACTGTCCATATATCGACGTCACCGACGACGTCGACGTGTCCTTCCACACCATGCACTGGGATTTCAACACCGCCCAGCAGAAGTTAGAAACGAGAATTCTCGTGACCGGGGACGACCGTGGTGCGCTAACGAACGGCCTCAACGCGCTTCAGAACCACGACAGAACGCTGGGATTCGAGCTGCTCTCCCGCCGCGAGAATACGGCAGTAATCAAATCGTTTATCGGGCAGACGAACGCGATGCGGACCATTCGGGAACACGACGGCTACATCACCGGCCCGTTTCAAATCAGCGGGGGGAGTGAACTCTGGAGCGTCGGCTTCGACACCGCGGACAACACCGACAACGCCCTCGCCGAATTGGAGGTCGGAAACGACTTTCACGTCGAGAGCCGAAACGCCACGTCGTTCGAGGACTATCTCGACGTTATCCAGCATCTCGGGACGGCGAAAGACGTCCTCGATGGCTGTCGAGAACTGTCCGAACGGGAACGCCAGACGCTCAAACGAGCCGTCGATGGGGGGTACTTCCGGACGCCACGGAACGCGACGCTCGGAACGCTGGCTGAAGAGTTCGATATCTCGAAAACCGCGGCCTCGAAGAACCTTCGACGAGCCGAAGCGAAGATCCTCGAACGTATCGTATCCGCATTCCCGGACGTCGAGGACGATGCCGTGTTGGGCCGCGAATAGCGACGAATAGCCGCGAACGGGCGGCCGTTCGAAAGCCGAAATCAGAGGAGTCCGGATACGGTTTCGATTTCGATATCGACGTGTGAGAGTCGAGCGTCGTTTTGGAGCGTTTCGACGTCACCTACCTGCGGGTCCGCTGATTTCGTCGCGCGAAGTTCGAACGATTCGGACGAATCACCTTCGCGCCACGTCACGGTAACCGTCGCACGTCGAAACAGGGAGCCCTCCCGAAGCCGAATCGACTGCAGCGAATCGAGCGGAACGGCGAAGTTCCGCTCGCTGAGCGTCCGGGCCCGTTCGGGAGACAGTTCCGTGATTTCTCTGCGACCGCGTTCGCCAGTGTCTGCTCGCAAGAGCAATGATTTGAACGATTCGCCGACGAAACACCAGACGAGTCGCTCGTCGGTCACGAGCAGTTCCCAGTATTCCATCGACGTGGGGCGCTGGCGGAACCACTGCGTAAGGTGTGCGAGCAACTCTTCCGAGGAGTCGTCCCGTGGCTCGTTCATACCGTTGTTTCGTATCATAGCCATATTATCGTTCCAAGAGGATGCCGATATCTTCCGGAACCGTCGCCCGTTCCTGCGTCACGATCGAGACGCCGACGAAGAGCGCAATCGTAACCAAGAGCGCGACCGTTCCGACCGGAAACGAACCGGGGAACGGGTAGAGGTTCGTGACGGTCGTGCTGAGTTCCGAGAGTCCAACAGTGTCCGCGATTCGCGGAACCGCGCTGTAGAACACGTTGACCGTCAACCCACCGACGAGGGCGGCAATTGCGCCCTCCTTCGTCGCCCCTTTCCAGTTCAGTCCGAGAGCCGCGATGGCAAAGAACGCCGCCGCAAAGAATCCCCACCCGATGGTTCCGAGGATGCCGACCAACGTCTCCGAAAAATACACGATGAGCGTCGATGCGACGGTGAGTCCCGCGAGTGCGATCTGTGTCACGCGAAGTTCCGTCGTATCGTCGTCGATGGGGCGACCGAGTGCACGCGGAATGTCACGGGAGACTGCCGCCGCGCCGATGTTCAGGAACGAGTCGCTGGTACTCATGATGGCCGCCAACAGTGCTGCCAAGATGAGTCCGGCCACGACGCCGGGTGTGTGTTCGAGGACGAACACCGGGCCGACGATGGACGGGCTTTTCGGTGCGGCAGTCCGTCCAGCTTCGACCATCGCACGCATCGACAGACCGGTCGAGAACGCGAGAAGGCTCGAAATCGCATACGTCACGGCGGCGATGGGCGCACCCCAACGGAGGATTTTGAGGTTGCGGCTCATGTAAAACTTGGTGATGAGGTGTGGCTGTCCGGCCGCACCGACCGAGAAGAGGATCCACCAGCCAAGCGCAGTGAAGATAGTCGCAGTGGGTGCGCCGAGTGCACCGAAGGGCGAGACGAACGCAGGGTCCGCGCTCGCGAGGTTTCGTGAAATCGACCCCATACCGCCCCCGAACGAGAGCGCGAAGGCGAAGACGAACACCGAACCGACGATCATCGTGATGGCTTGCACGAAGTCAGTCCAGACCCCCGCGATCATGCCGCCGAGCATGCTGTAGAGTAGAAGGATGGTCGCGCCGATGAGGAGGCCCCACATAACCGGCAGGCCGAATATCGCCCGCATGACGTACTGGAGTGCGGCGAGATTGGTCGCCAGGTACGCCATCACGCCGACGATGACCGCGACCGCGGTCAGTCCACGAACCCACGCGCTTTCGTACCGGACGTACATTCCGTCCGCGAGCGTCATCACATCGCGAATGTCAGCCAGCAGGCGCATTCGCTTCGCCAGCAAAACCCACGTGACGATGAAACCCAACGGGGCCGTGAAG of the Haladaptatus caseinilyticus genome contains:
- a CDS encoding SDR family oxidoreductase; protein product: MTGPQEADDRISPPETTTDDLLTVDDDHFTTDSVCIVTGAGSGIGRSTAIATAANGLTVVGTDIDESGLDGTAERIAELELAGEFEGVTADLTEDDDLDRIVDTAADYGTIRYLANIAGMQHIDSIEEFPMETYDTIHDIMLRAPLYLTKRCLPHIRATDDGVGCIGNMCSVHGHYVTADKVAYNVSKFGLRGLTQSIAAEGGGSIRSFSVSTGYVKTPLVTDQIPDTADQRGISVDEVVEDVMLGQARSTEMMEPVDVANLFVFGFSKHAKHLNGGDLLFDGGMTLTYE
- a CDS encoding helix-turn-helix domain-containing protein, which produces MISVTMDMVQYDCPYIDVTDDVDVSFHTMHWDFNTAQQKLETRILVTGDDRGALTNGLNALQNHDRTLGFELLSRRENTAVIKSFIGQTNAMRTIREHDGYITGPFQISGGSELWSVGFDTADNTDNALAELEVGNDFHVESRNATSFEDYLDVIQHLGTAKDVLDGCRELSERERQTLKRAVDGGYFRTPRNATLGTLAEEFDISKTAASKNLRRAEAKILERIVSAFPDVEDDAVLGRE
- a CDS encoding sodium/proline symporter, whose protein sequence is MVPLQEIPVTDSPYVILFGGAYLLMVLAIGVWGYLQTESTEDFLITGKSIGTWVLALTAFSVIQSGFGFVGGPELVYEFGTTALWIFFTAPLGFIVTWVLLAKRMRLLADIRDVMTLADGMYVRYESAWVRGLTAVAVIVGVMAYLATNLAALQYVMRAIFGLPVMWGLLIGATILLLYSMLGGMIAGVWTDFVQAITMIVGSVFVFAFALSFGGGMGSISRNLASADPAFVSPFGALGAPTATIFTALGWWILFSVGAAGQPHLITKFYMSRNLKILRWGAPIAAVTYAISSLLAFSTGLSMRAMVEAGRTAAPKSPSIVGPVFVLEHTPGVVAGLILAALLAAIMSTSDSFLNIGAAAVSRDIPRALGRPIDDDTTELRVTQIALAGLTVASTLIVYFSETLVGILGTIGWGFFAAAFFAIAALGLNWKGATKEGAIAALVGGLTVNVFYSAVPRIADTVGLSELSTTVTNLYPFPGSFPVGTVALLVTIALFVGVSIVTQERATVPEDIGILLER